TCGCGCAAGTACGACGTCAAGGAGCATGCCTACCCGGTCGAGCTGGACACCCTGGCCGACCTGTTCGAGGGCATCTCGGAGGCCAAGACCATCTCGTTCGCCGGGGCGGAGGCCTTCGCCGACAGCGGCCACGACGGCAAGAAGTCGAATATCAACGGCGCCAACATGTCTGCGTTGCTCAACGCGCTGGAGATCAGCTGGGGCGACGTGGCGCTGCTGCTGTCGGTGCCGCGGCAGGGCCTGGGCAACGCGGCGATCTCGTCGGTGGCCACCCCCGAGCAGTTGGAGCGGCTCGGCAAGGACGTCTGGGCGGCCATGGCGATCACCGAACCGGGCTTCGGTTCGGACTCCGCGGCCGTGACCACCACCGCAACGCTCGACGGCGACGAGTACGTCATCAACGGCGAGAAGATCTTCGTGACGGCCGGTTCCCGCGCGTCGCACATCGTGGTGTGGGCGACGCTGGACAAGTCGAAGGGCCGCGCGGCCATCAAGTCGTTCATCGTGCCCCGCGAACACCCCGGGGTCATCGTCGAACGGCTCGAACGCAAGCTGGGCATCAAGGCCTCCGACACCGCGGTGATCCGGTTCGACAATGCCCGCATCCCGAAGGACAACCTGCTGGGCGACCCGGAAATCCACGTGGAGAAGGGTTTTGCCGGGGTCATGGAGACCTTCGACAACACCCGGCCGATCGTGGCGGCGATGGCCGTCGGCGTGGCCCGGGCCGCGCTGGAGGATCTGCGCAAGATCCTCACCGACGCGGGCATCGAGATCTCCTATGACAAGCCCGCTCACGCACAGAGCGCACCCGCGGCCGAGTTCCTGCGCATGGAGGCCGACTGGGAGGCCGGTTACCTGCTGACGGTGCGGTCGGCCTGGCAGGCCGACAACCGGATCCCCAACTCCAAGGAAGCCTCGATGGGCAAGGCCAAGGCCGCCCGGGTGGCCAGCGACATCACCCTCAAGGCCGTCGAAATGGCCGGCACCGTCGGCTATTCCGAGAAGACGCTGCTGGAGAAGTGGGCCCGGGACTCTAAGATCCTGGACATCTTCGAGGGCACCCAGCAGATCCAGCAGCTGGTGGTGGCGCGGCGGCTGCTGGGCCTGTCGTCGGCCGAACTCAAGTAGCCGCAGTCGGTAGGTGCCCGCCGAGTCAAAGTTCGGCGGGCACTTTCTCTTTCGCAACCCGGTGCTCCCGCAGCGCCGGATCCCGCCGGCGCCGACCAGCGACACCGGTCGCATATCGCGCCGT
This DNA window, taken from Mycolicibacterium sp. MU0050, encodes the following:
- a CDS encoding acyl-CoA dehydrogenase family protein; translated protein: MAINLEMPKKLQAVIEKGHQGAAEMLRPISRKYDVKEHAYPVELDTLADLFEGISEAKTISFAGAEAFADSGHDGKKSNINGANMSALLNALEISWGDVALLLSVPRQGLGNAAISSVATPEQLERLGKDVWAAMAITEPGFGSDSAAVTTTATLDGDEYVINGEKIFVTAGSRASHIVVWATLDKSKGRAAIKSFIVPREHPGVIVERLERKLGIKASDTAVIRFDNARIPKDNLLGDPEIHVEKGFAGVMETFDNTRPIVAAMAVGVARAALEDLRKILTDAGIEISYDKPAHAQSAPAAEFLRMEADWEAGYLLTVRSAWQADNRIPNSKEASMGKAKAARVASDITLKAVEMAGTVGYSEKTLLEKWARDSKILDIFEGTQQIQQLVVARRLLGLSSAELK